In Arachis stenosperma cultivar V10309 chromosome 1, arast.V10309.gnm1.PFL2, whole genome shotgun sequence, one DNA window encodes the following:
- the LOC130976318 gene encoding uncharacterized protein LOC130976318, giving the protein MATNPGISIHSQASSITMFNGLNFSEWNEQMKFHLGLLDLDLSLLEEKPIVTDDNDEDKKYALKTWERSNILSIMFMRMTTASNIKTTLPQTESAKEYLAFVEDRFCSTDKSLVSTLMS; this is encoded by the exons ATGGCAACCAATCCAG GTATTTCAATTCATTCGCAAGCTTCATCTATTACCATGTTTAATGGTTTAAACTTCTCTGAATGGAATGAACAAATGAAGTTCCATTTAGGTCTTTTGGATCTTGACTTGTCACTTTTAGAAGAGAAACCCATTGTCACTGATGACAATGATGAAGATAAAAAGTATGCACTTAAGACATGGGAACGTTCTAACATATTAAGCATTATGTTTATGCGAATGACTACTGCAAGCAATATTAAGACTACCCTTCCACAAACAGAAAGTGCTAAAGAATATCTTGCATTTGTGGAAGACCGCTTCTGTTCTACTGATAAGTCACTCGTTAGTACATTAATGTCATAG